The Pantanalinema sp. DNA segment CCGACCACGATGCGATCGGGATAGAGGGTGTCGCCGATGGCCGAGCCCTCGCGCAGGAACTCGGGGTTGGAGGCCACCATGAAGACGGGCTCGTCGCCGAGGGGCGCCCCCAGGCTGCCGGTGCCGTGCAGACCGGCGGGCTGCAGGGCGTGGACGCCCTCGCGCACCAGCATCTCGACCCAGTTGCCCGAGCCGATGGGCACCGTGCTCTTGTTGACGACGACCCGCGGCTTTGAGGGGTCGAGGGCCGCGCCGATGGCGCGCGCCACGGCCTCCACGTACTGGAGGTCGGGCTCGCCCGAGGGCTGCGGCGGAGTGCCCACGGCGATGAAGACCACGTCCGCCGGGCGGACCCCCTCTTCGATCGACAGGGTGAAGCGCAGGCTCCCCTTCTGGGCGCCGCTCTGCTTGATGCAGTGGGTGAGCAGCTCGGAGAGGCCCGGCTCGTAGATGGGCGACTGGCCGGCGCGCAGCTGGTCGATCTTGACCGGGTTGTTGTCGACGCACACCACGTCATGCCCCAGGTAGGAGAGGCAGGTGCCCGTGACGAGGCCGACGTAGCCGGTGCCGATGACGCAAACTTGCATGAGGTCTCCTTGATTACCCTACTGGGCGAGCTGGTTGGCCTTGGCCCGCGCCGCGTCGAGGCCGCGCTGCTTGAGGGGGCGCCACCAGGCCTCGTTGGCCAAATACCAGGCGATGGTCTGCTCGATGCCGGTCTCGAAGGTGTACGAAGGCACCCAGCCAAGCTCACGTTCGATCTTCGAGGCGTCGATGGCGTAGCGCTTGTCGTGGCCGGGGCGGTCCTGCACGTAGCGGATCAGGCTCTCGGGCTTGCCGAGCTTTTCGAGGACGAGGCGGGTGATCTCGAGGTTGGTCTTCTCGTTGTGCCCGCCGATGTTGTAGGTCTGGCCGGGGGTCCCCGCGTGCAGCACCCGGTCGAGGGCGCGGCAGTGGTCCTCGACGTGCAGCCAGTCGCGCACGTTGAGACCGTCCCCGTACACGGGCACCGACTGATCATCCATCAGGTTGGTGATGAAGAGCGGGATCAGCTTCTCCGGGAAGTGGTAGGGGCCGTAGTTGTTCGAGCAGTTGGTGATGATCGTGGGGAACCCGAAGGTCTCGAAGTAGGCCCGGGCCAGCATGTCCGAGCCGGCCTTGGAGGCCGAGTAGGGGCTGTTGGGCGCGTAGGGCGTCTCTTCGGTGAAAAAGCCGGTCGCGCCCAGGCTGCCGTAGACCTCGTCGGTGCTGACGTGCAAGAAGCGCTCGACCTTGTGCCGCTTGGCCGCATCCAGGAGGACCTGGGTCCCCAGGACATTGGTGCGCACGAAGGCGGCGGGATCCGTGAGGCTGCGATCCACGTGGGACTCGGCGGCCAGGTGCATGACCGCGTCCACCCCCTGCATGACCTCGTCCACCAGGGCGGCGTCGCAGATGTCGCCGTGGACAAAGGTGTAGCGCGGGTTGGCGCTGACGTCCGACAGGCTCTCGAGGCAGCCCGCATAGGTCAGCGCATCCAGGTTGACGATGGAGTAGGTCGGATGCGCGGTCAGCATGTGGCGAACCAGGTTGCCCCCGATGAAGCCGGCGCCGCCGGTGAGGAGGATCTTCATTGGCGTGTTCTCGTCCTTCCTCTACACGATGCTGAACTGGCTGTTGTCGCCGACCATCAGGCGATAGGCCTTGGGCTTGAGCTCGCCGCGGGTGACCTCGACGTTCTTGCCGAGCAGGGAATCGACGATCCGGCCGTTGATGTCGAGGATCGAGCTACCCGAGAGGATGATGGAGTGCTCGACCTCGGCGCTCGTGATGGTCACGTTCTCGTCGATGGAGGTGTAGGGCCCGATGAAGGTGTTGGTGAGCTTGCACCCCTCGCCGATGATGGCAGGACCGCGCACCACGCAGTTCTCGAGGCGGGCGCCGGGGGCTATCACGACGCGGCCCTGGATCTGGCAGTTGCCGACCAGCTCGCCCTGCACGTCGGACACGAGGTCGTCGAGCATGATGCGGTTGGCCTCGAGCATGTCCGTCAGCTTGCCCGTGTCCTTCCACCAGCCGGAGATGACGTGGGGCAGCACCTGCTGGCCCTGGTCGATCAGGTACTGGATGGCGTCGGTGATCTCGAGCTCGCCGCGCGGCGAGGGCTGGATGGTATTGACCGCCCGGAAGATGGCCTGCGAGAAGAGGTAGACCCCCACGAGCGCGAGGTCGGACTGGGGGACCTTGGGCTTCTCCTCGAGGATCTTGACGGATCCGTCGTCGTTGAGCACGGCCACGCCGAACTGGTTGGGGTTGGGCACGCGAGCGAGCAAGATCTGCGCGTCGGGCTTCTTGGCCTTGAACTCGTCGACGAAGCTCTTGATGCCGCCGCGGATGAGGTTGTCGCCCAGGTACATGACGAACGGCTCGCCCGCCATGAACTCCTCGGAGATCTTGACGGCGTGCGCCAGGCCCAGGGGGGCCTCCTGGGGGAGGTAGGTCACCTTGACGCCCCAGCGGGAGCCGTCGCCCACCGCCGCGCGCACCTCGGCGCCGGTCTCGCCGATGATGATCCCGATGTCCTCGATCCCCGCCTCCTTCATGGCCTCGATGGCGTAGAAGAGGATGGGCTTGTTGGCCACGGGCACGAGCTGCTTGGCCGCCGTGTGGGTGATGGGGCGCAGGCGCGTGCCCTTGCCGCCGCTCAGGATCAGACCTTTCATTCGAACTTCCTCATTGGTTGGATGGGATGGCCGCGCTCGGCGCGACGGAAACCGGAAAGGGATGATTCACAATACCCGGAATCCCGGATTTAGCGCCGTTCGAGGGTTTCTTGCCGGTGGGCCGGGACGACGGCGCTCAGCTCGGCCCTGCGAATCGGGGTGCGATCGAGGAATCGGTACTTGAGCAGGACCCACATGGCCTCGAAGGCATCCTTGAGGCCGATGTGCTTGCCTTCCTCGTAGGTGCGACCATTGTAGCTGATAGGGACCTCGAAAATACGGTAGCCGGCCTTGGCGATCTTGACGGTGATTTCCGGCTCGAAGCCGAAGCGGTCGGATTGGAGGGGGATGCTCTGGATCACCTCGCGCCGGAAGAGCTTGTAGCACGTCTCCATGTCGGTGAGATTGATGTTGGTGAGCATGTTGGAGACCATGGTCAGGCACTTGTTGCCCACCGAGTGCCAGTAGTAGAGCACCCGGTGCGGGCCGCCCGCGAAGCGCGAGCCGTAGACCACGTCCGCCTTGTTCTCGAGGATGGGCTGCATCAGGAAGGGGTACTCGGCCGGATCGTACTCGAGGTCGGCGTCCTGCACGATGACCACGTCGCCGGTGGCCTGGCGGAAGCCCTCGCGCAGGGCCGCGCCCTTGCCCATGTTCCGGGGCTGGAAGACGATGACGTAGCCGGGCTTGCCCCGCAGGCCGTCCAGGAAGTCGCGCGAGCCGTCCTTGGAGCCGTCGTCGACCAGGATGATCTCCTTGTCCACCGGCACCGCTTCGACCCGGCGGAGGATCTCGGCAAGGGTCCGCATCTCGTTGTAGACGGGGATGACGACGGAAAGGCGCATGGGTCTCCTCAACATTCGACGGCGAAAAACCGATCAATTATATGACAAAGCCCCGGGAAACGCTAAGCCATGCTGCTTTCGCCTTGTCGTGCACTCTCAAGTCGGGCTAGACTGATGGCATGCACGAAATGGACACGGTCGCCCCCCCCTCATCGCTCGCGGCAAAGGTCGGCAGGTTTGCCGTCTCCGGAGGCACCTCGGCCGTCTTCAACCTCGCGTTGCTGCACGTTCTGGTCGCGTGGTGCGCGCTGCGCGGCGGCTGGCGCGAGGACCTCGCCAACCTGATCGCGCTGGAGCTGAGCGTCGTCTTCCAGTTCACGCTCTGCCGGCTCTGGGTCTGGAAGGCCACCGAGCGCCAGGGGGGAATGTGGGCTCAGTTCCTGCGCTTCCACGGCGCGGTCCTGGTGACCTCGGGAGCACGCCTGTTCCTGTTCTCGGGCCTGCGCCAGGTGGGAGTGCACTACCTCCTGAATGCGGCCATCGGCATCGGCCTGGCCGCGATCGCGAACTACTTCCTGTACGATCGCTTCGTCTTCCGTTCTCGACTCC contains these protein-coding regions:
- the rfbB gene encoding dTDP-glucose 4,6-dehydratase, with the translated sequence MKILLTGGAGFIGGNLVRHMLTAHPTYSIVNLDALTYAGCLESLSDVSANPRYTFVHGDICDAALVDEVMQGVDAVMHLAAESHVDRSLTDPAAFVRTNVLGTQVLLDAAKRHKVERFLHVSTDEVYGSLGATGFFTEETPYAPNSPYSASKAGSDMLARAYFETFGFPTIITNCSNNYGPYHFPEKLIPLFITNLMDDQSVPVYGDGLNVRDWLHVEDHCRALDRVLHAGTPGQTYNIGGHNEKTNLEITRLVLEKLGKPESLIRYVQDRPGHDKRYAIDASKIERELGWVPSYTFETGIEQTIAWYLANEAWWRPLKQRGLDAARAKANQLAQ
- a CDS encoding glucose-1-phosphate thymidylyltransferase, with the translated sequence MKGLILSGGKGTRLRPITHTAAKQLVPVANKPILFYAIEAMKEAGIEDIGIIIGETGAEVRAAVGDGSRWGVKVTYLPQEAPLGLAHAVKISEEFMAGEPFVMYLGDNLIRGGIKSFVDEFKAKKPDAQILLARVPNPNQFGVAVLNDDGSVKILEEKPKVPQSDLALVGVYLFSQAIFRAVNTIQPSPRGELEITDAIQYLIDQGQQVLPHVISGWWKDTGKLTDMLEANRIMLDDLVSDVQGELVGNCQIQGRVVIAPGARLENCVVRGPAIIGEGCKLTNTFIGPYTSIDENVTITSAEVEHSIILSGSSILDINGRIVDSLLGKNVEVTRGELKPKAYRLMVGDNSQFSIV
- a CDS encoding glycosyltransferase family 2 protein, whose translation is MRLSVVIPVYNEMRTLAEILRRVEAVPVDKEIILVDDGSKDGSRDFLDGLRGKPGYVIVFQPRNMGKGAALREGFRQATGDVVIVQDADLEYDPAEYPFLMQPILENKADVVYGSRFAGGPHRVLYYWHSVGNKCLTMVSNMLTNINLTDMETCYKLFRREVIQSIPLQSDRFGFEPEITVKIAKAGYRIFEVPISYNGRTYEEGKHIGLKDAFEAMWVLLKYRFLDRTPIRRAELSAVVPAHRQETLERR
- a CDS encoding GtrA family protein, translated to MDTVAPPSSLAAKVGRFAVSGGTSAVFNLALLHVLVAWCALRGGWREDLANLIALELSVVFQFTLCRLWVWKATERQGGMWAQFLRFHGAVLVTSGARLFLFSGLRQVGVHYLLNAAIGIGLAAIANYFLYDRFVFRSRLPR